In the Pseudanabaena sp. PCC 7367 genome, one interval contains:
- the egtC gene encoding ergothioneine biosynthesis protein EgtC, whose protein sequence is MCRLLGYFGAPIQLGQILAEPKHSLIVQSYQPQEMTAGLLNADGFGIGWYHVDRSNQIYQSNQAGQSGQAGQLDRLERSDSNQLAIEPFRYRNTLPIWSDVNLPHLNRYVKSDCILANVRSATPGLAVDLANCQPFCFGQITAIHNGYIENFRQSLYRPIRDHLDDEFYTSIDGHTDSEHIFALLLNNLKRTEADLTQAVEKTLMQVLAWAKQSSVSASLNMVIGDGDKLVACRSATNSPAPSLYWLKDSDRFPGAVIVASEPMFDDFGWATFPEHSILTVQANLDLDVYLY, encoded by the coding sequence ATGTGTCGTTTACTTGGTTATTTTGGTGCGCCGATTCAGCTAGGCCAAATTTTGGCGGAGCCTAAGCATTCTTTGATTGTGCAAAGTTATCAGCCCCAGGAGATGACAGCAGGGCTGTTGAATGCAGACGGGTTTGGCATTGGTTGGTATCACGTTGATCGATCCAATCAAATATATCAATCTAATCAAGCTGGCCAGTCTGGACAAGCAGGACAGTTAGATCGCTTAGAGCGCTCAGATTCAAACCAGCTAGCGATCGAACCCTTTCGCTATCGCAATACGCTGCCGATCTGGAGCGATGTGAACCTGCCCCATCTCAATCGCTATGTGAAATCAGATTGCATTCTGGCCAATGTACGCAGCGCTACGCCAGGATTGGCAGTAGATTTAGCCAATTGTCAACCCTTCTGTTTTGGCCAAATTACTGCGATTCACAATGGCTATATCGAAAACTTTCGCCAATCGCTCTATCGGCCAATCCGCGATCACCTCGATGATGAGTTCTATACTAGTATTGATGGCCACACTGATTCAGAGCATATTTTTGCGCTGCTGCTCAACAACCTCAAACGGACTGAGGCGGATTTAACGCAAGCAGTTGAAAAAACCCTGATGCAGGTATTGGCTTGGGCAAAGCAAAGTAGCGTGAGCGCTTCATTAAACATGGTGATTGGTGATGGCGATAAGCTCGTGGCCTGTCGCAGTGCCACCAATTCCCCGGCTCCTTCGCTTTACTGGCTCAAAGATAGCGATCGCTTCCCAGGGGCAGTGATCGTGGCTTCTGAACCAATGTTCGATGATTTTGGCTGGGCAACTTTTCCAGAACACAGCATTTTGACCGTGCAGGCCAATCTGGATCTGGATGTTTATTTATATTAA
- a CDS encoding alpha-amylase family glycosyl hydrolase, whose translation MVSNPPNPTPASPSEPNLPNVANMLDGESTAIRAAAGCYADQLYQERDADFEFMFTRAIEFRQETIYFLIVDRFHDGNKNNNPGPNPELYDPTRQAWGKYWGGDIEGIIEKLDYLKDLGVTAIWVSPLFEQVEELQFDRAAMHGYWTKDFKRINPRFLPKTEDNSLYSCSSFDRLISEMHKRGMKLVLDIVCNHSSPDVNGEKGKLYDNGTLIADFYNDTNNWYHHNPEITDWEDQWQLYYGEMAGLATFNESNIEYRNYMKSAIKMWLDRGVDALRIDTVKHMPMWFWQEFNTDLQTHKPSLFSFGEWGFSKPWEKSSVNFANRSGMSILDFGLCESLRAAIAQHAPGGFHKVQEIFDLDYLYDSASELITFIDNHDMPRFMSLNGDPGLLHLALGLVMTCRGIPCIYYGTEQYLHNDTNGGDDPYNRPMMDKWDQNAPLYEAINMFSKLRRVNPAVSLGSQEQKYVSDDIFCYLRRYRDHRCFVALNKGGPTAITVENTGLEKGEYICMLTKRQFQVQDGKLADLFLDHKEMLVLSYIGARVKGKTIVRVQLNDISTQPGEQVVVVGDCPELGNWDIDKAYGLEYINANTWFGELGFEQSVGNAITYKYAVRRPGQMPVYEEGSVARRWILAKSGTMKWKDRWAD comes from the coding sequence ATGGTCAGTAATCCCCCCAATCCAACTCCCGCATCTCCATCGGAACCAAATCTGCCCAATGTGGCGAACATGCTTGATGGTGAGTCAACCGCAATCAGAGCCGCTGCCGGTTGCTATGCCGATCAGCTCTATCAGGAACGTGATGCTGATTTTGAGTTCATGTTCACCAGGGCGATCGAATTTCGCCAAGAAACCATCTACTTTCTAATTGTCGATCGCTTCCACGATGGCAACAAGAACAATAATCCAGGACCAAACCCAGAGCTATATGACCCGACCAGACAGGCTTGGGGTAAATATTGGGGTGGGGATATTGAAGGCATTATCGAAAAGCTGGATTACCTCAAAGATCTGGGCGTGACCGCGATCTGGGTGTCGCCATTATTTGAGCAGGTGGAAGAATTACAGTTCGATCGCGCCGCCATGCATGGCTATTGGACGAAGGATTTTAAGCGGATCAATCCCAGATTCTTGCCCAAAACAGAAGACAACTCACTCTATAGCTGTAGTTCCTTCGATCGGCTAATTTCTGAGATGCACAAGCGCGGCATGAAACTAGTGCTGGATATTGTTTGTAACCACAGCAGCCCCGATGTAAATGGTGAAAAGGGCAAGCTCTATGACAATGGCACGCTGATCGCCGACTTTTATAACGACACTAATAACTGGTACCATCACAACCCCGAAATCACCGATTGGGAAGATCAATGGCAGCTCTATTATGGCGAGATGGCTGGACTGGCCACCTTTAATGAGAGCAATATTGAATATCGCAATTATATGAAATCGGCAATCAAGATGTGGCTCGATCGGGGTGTGGATGCGCTGCGCATCGATACGGTTAAGCATATGCCGATGTGGTTCTGGCAGGAATTCAATACCGACCTGCAAACCCACAAGCCATCACTATTTTCGTTTGGGGAATGGGGCTTTAGTAAACCCTGGGAAAAAAGCTCAGTAAATTTTGCCAATCGATCTGGCATGTCGATCCTAGATTTTGGCCTGTGTGAATCGTTGCGAGCGGCGATCGCCCAACATGCCCCCGGCGGCTTCCACAAGGTACAGGAAATCTTTGACCTCGATTATCTCTATGACAGCGCTTCGGAACTGATTACATTCATTGACAACCACGACATGCCCCGCTTCATGAGCCTCAATGGCGATCCTGGGCTATTACATTTAGCACTTGGCCTGGTAATGACCTGTCGTGGCATCCCCTGCATTTATTACGGCACTGAGCAATATTTACACAATGACACCAATGGCGGCGATGATCCCTACAATCGGCCAATGATGGACAAATGGGATCAAAATGCACCGCTGTATGAAGCAATTAATATGTTCTCGAAGCTGCGCCGTGTCAATCCTGCCGTGTCGTTGGGATCGCAGGAACAAAAATATGTTAGCGATGATATTTTCTGCTATCTGCGCCGCTACCGCGATCACCGTTGCTTTGTGGCGCTCAATAAGGGCGGCCCAACTGCAATCACAGTGGAAAATACTGGGTTGGAAAAAGGCGAATATATTTGTATGTTAACCAAACGCCAGTTTCAGGTTCAGGATGGCAAGTTGGCGGATTTATTTCTAGATCATAAGGAAATGCTGGTGCTCAGTTATATTGGTGCTCGCGTCAAGGGAAAAACGATCGTGCGGGTGCAGCTCAATGACATTTCAACGCAACCGGGCGAACAGGTGGTGGTAGTAGGCGATTGCCCAGAGCTAGGCAATTGGGACATCGACAAAGCCTATGGCTTGGAATATATCAATGCCAATACCTGGTTTGGTGAACTGGGCTTTGAGCAAAGTGTGGGTAATGCGATCACCTATAAGTATGCGGTGCGGCGACCAGGACAAATGCCCGTATATGAAGAAGGCTCGGTGGCACGGCGCTGGATTCTGGCCAAAAGTGGCACGATGAAATGGAAGGATCGCTGGGCTGATTAA
- the patD gene encoding heterocyst frequency control protein PatD — translation MTHQPDKYQAFKAKLAALKDEIAIVDTAYPESARSARSHLKTHAALQNFFRTEILNQQDQPDQGDRPHEQQLNEQILVAQYVEVNKQLRLLGADLNMLQAARNPATFQQRKMQISDRLNTLIGMCNALMQI, via the coding sequence ATGACCCATCAACCTGACAAATATCAAGCCTTTAAGGCAAAATTGGCAGCGCTCAAAGATGAAATTGCGATCGTGGATACGGCCTATCCAGAAAGTGCCCGATCGGCCAGATCACATCTAAAAACCCATGCGGCACTGCAAAACTTCTTTCGCACCGAAATATTAAATCAGCAAGATCAGCCAGACCAGGGCGATCGCCCCCATGAGCAACAACTCAACGAACAAATCCTGGTGGCGCAATATGTGGAAGTTAATAAACAATTGCGATTACTAGGCGCGGATCTAAATATGCTCCAGGCTGCCCGTAATCCAGCTACCTTTCAGCAGCGCAAAATGCAAATTAGCGATCGGCTCAATACCCTGATTGGCATGTGCAACGCACTGATGCAAATTTAG
- the arsS gene encoding arsenosugar biosynthesis radical SAM (seleno)protein ArsS (Some members of this family are selenoproteins.): MQTKAIATSADKVTPFTQKLGEPLTKQEITVLQINLGKRCNLACSHCHVEAGPKRTEELSPEVCEQLIEVIQTFDQIETVDLTGGAPEMNYGFRAIAEAARAKGKEVIVRSNLTIYFEPGYEDLPEYCASLGLRIVASLPCYLEDNVDKMRGKGVYDESIKAIQILNQLGYGQDADLILDLVYNPALPISEKFSLPPQQARLEQDYKAFLQAHFGIVFNNLFTITNLPVGRTKFHLERLKLAQPYTKFLETSYNADTIPGLMCRNQLSIDYLGNVFDCDFNQMEDLPACSGQGEKLTVAKLLAVGKLDLIERIRTANFCYGCTAGSGSSCGGALL, encoded by the coding sequence ATGCAAACAAAGGCGATCGCAACTAGCGCTGACAAAGTCACTCCATTCACCCAAAAACTGGGTGAGCCACTCACTAAGCAAGAAATCACGGTTTTGCAAATAAATTTGGGCAAACGTTGCAATCTGGCCTGCAGCCATTGTCATGTTGAAGCTGGCCCTAAGCGCACCGAGGAGCTTTCGCCGGAAGTTTGTGAGCAATTAATTGAGGTAATCCAAACCTTCGATCAAATCGAAACAGTTGATCTTACTGGTGGCGCACCGGAGATGAATTATGGGTTTCGGGCGATCGCCGAAGCAGCACGTGCCAAGGGCAAAGAAGTAATTGTGCGATCGAATCTGACCATTTACTTTGAGCCCGGTTATGAAGACCTGCCAGAATATTGCGCTAGTTTGGGTTTGCGAATTGTAGCTTCGTTGCCCTGCTATTTAGAAGATAATGTGGATAAAATGCGGGGCAAAGGCGTTTATGATGAATCGATTAAGGCGATCCAGATTCTCAATCAATTGGGCTATGGCCAAGATGCTGACTTAATTTTAGACCTGGTTTATAATCCAGCCCTGCCGATTAGTGAAAAATTTTCCTTGCCACCGCAGCAAGCCAGACTAGAACAGGATTATAAAGCTTTTCTGCAAGCGCATTTTGGCATTGTGTTCAACAACTTGTTTACGATTACCAACCTGCCTGTGGGGCGCACCAAGTTTCATCTAGAGCGATTGAAGTTAGCCCAGCCCTATACCAAGTTTCTGGAAACCAGTTACAACGCTGATACAATCCCTGGTCTGATGTGCCGCAATCAATTGTCGATCGACTATCTGGGCAATGTTTTCGATTGCGATTTTAACCAGATGGAAGACTTGCCAGCCTGTTCTGGTCAAGGGGAAAAGCTAACTGTGGCTAAGTTGTTGGCGGTGGGGAAACTGGACTTAATTGAACGAATTCGCACTGCTAATTTTTGCTACGGCTGTACGGCTGGCAGTGGCTCTAGTTGCGGCGGTGCACTGTTGTAA
- a CDS encoding SUMF1/EgtB/PvdO family nonheme iron enzyme — translation MQATDCDSSQLRSRLILDLQQCRQGTMDLFTNITRVTHGDRQLFDRLFFQQSHPEFSPIGWHLGHIAYVESIWILQNCAGLKVLEPEHHQLYAADGMPKNDRVNLPTFTETCAWLEQVRNQAWEYLAIAPIQEQARLWLWLTQHESYHSETIAFVVQMHYLQLGVTSNESESIVFSNHLEHSDQLDPSDRLGCFDRLGNSSLSSSLNGAKQRSTDSSSTPGNPSNRSGNGLGLDHDRNGDRNGDRNASDLSQDTPQSVLNGQVRSLLQLNQPHDQSAQKYAQQYTHDLLDSPIQPGQKPDFANMVQIAASNFWQGSNEIAAFDNERSAHLVFVDDFWIDRYPVTRGQFQEFMDAGGYQDRALWSQSGWQWLQSQTEPIDRPLYWHSWQVDDNHPVCGVSWYEANAYARYAGKRLPTESEWEKAAAWRSGNHNQERDQERDQGQKLTYPWRRESGLGISASAKNPIEQKNELELAAMLDITEIAAHCNCNSDRHSTTPVDAYPDSQSPAGCDDMLGNVWEWTATSFYAYPDFASFPYQGYSGAYFDRLHYVLKGGSWASRPWLLRSSTRNWYYAYVREILAGFRCAYGE, via the coding sequence ATGCAAGCTACAGATTGCGATTCTTCACAACTGCGCTCCAGGCTAATCCTGGATTTACAACAATGCCGTCAGGGCACAATGGATTTGTTTACTAATATTACCAGGGTTACGCATGGCGATCGCCAGCTTTTCGATCGATTATTTTTCCAGCAGTCGCATCCTGAATTTAGCCCAATTGGTTGGCATCTTGGCCACATTGCTTATGTAGAATCGATCTGGATTCTGCAAAACTGCGCTGGCTTGAAAGTTTTGGAACCAGAACACCATCAGCTTTATGCGGCAGATGGAATGCCCAAGAACGATCGGGTGAATTTGCCCACCTTTACTGAAACCTGTGCATGGTTAGAGCAGGTTAGGAACCAGGCGTGGGAATATCTGGCGATCGCCCCAATTCAAGAACAAGCAAGGCTGTGGTTATGGCTGACTCAGCATGAAAGCTACCACAGCGAAACGATTGCTTTTGTGGTGCAAATGCATTATTTACAATTGGGGGTAACCAGCAACGAGTCAGAATCTATTGTTTTCTCAAATCACCTGGAGCATTCAGATCAACTAGATCCTAGCGATCGCCTTGGTTGTTTTGACCGATTAGGAAATAGTAGTCTATCTAGTTCTTTAAATGGAGCTAAGCAGCGTTCAACCGATAGTTCATCCACTCCTGGTAATCCTAGTAACAGGTCTGGCAATGGTTTAGGTTTAGATCATGATCGGAACGGCGATCGGAATGGCGATCGGAACGCATCTGATCTATCTCAAGATACACCTCAATCGGTTCTGAATGGGCAAGTTCGATCGCTACTGCAACTTAATCAGCCCCACGATCAATCTGCCCAAAAATATGCCCAACAATATACCCATGACTTACTTGATTCGCCAATTCAACCAGGCCAAAAACCAGATTTTGCAAACATGGTGCAGATAGCAGCAAGTAACTTTTGGCAGGGCAGCAATGAGATCGCCGCCTTTGACAATGAGCGATCGGCGCATCTGGTGTTTGTGGATGATTTCTGGATCGATCGCTATCCCGTCACGCGCGGGCAGTTTCAGGAATTTATGGATGCAGGTGGCTATCAAGATCGTGCCTTGTGGTCGCAGTCTGGGTGGCAGTGGTTGCAGAGCCAAACTGAGCCGATCGATCGCCCTCTCTATTGGCATTCATGGCAGGTTGACGACAATCATCCGGTTTGTGGGGTGAGCTGGTATGAGGCTAATGCCTATGCTCGATATGCGGGGAAACGTCTACCCACCGAATCGGAATGGGAAAAAGCCGCCGCTTGGCGATCGGGTAATCATAATCAAGAGCGAGATCAAGAGCGTGATCAGGGCCAAAAACTCACCTATCCCTGGCGGCGTGAATCTGGTCTTGGGATTAGCGCTAGCGCAAAAAATCCGATCGAGCAAAAAAACGAGTTAGAGCTGGCGGCAATGCTTGATATCACTGAAATAGCAGCCCATTGCAATTGTAATAGCGATCGCCATTCAACTACCCCTGTGGATGCCTATCCCGACAGTCAGAGCCCCGCTGGTTGTGATGACATGTTGGGAAATGTATGGGAATGGACGGCGACCAGTTTTTATGCCTATCCAGATTTTGCTTCTTTCCCCTACCAGGGCTACTCTGGTGCTTATTTCGATCGCTTGCACTATGTCTTGAAGGGGGGGAGCTGGGCGAGTCGGCCTTGGCTGTTGCGATCGTCTACCCGCAATTGGTATTACGCCTATGTGAGGGAGATTCTAGCTGGATTCCGTTGTGCTTATGGCGAATAG
- a CDS encoding GNAT family N-acetyltransferase — MSTFPSASINIRPAHYGDLETIERLQRDGQLNDFALPDHADFDRADDLFGLTKLTSWLPIPWQHMFRLHVAEQNGQVVGFIKVAPINSSHSTWQIERIATVASASMQKVGTQLIRCCLDSCWEARTWVAEADVNEKDAIALYRQNGFQPLAQLTEWEISAELLTELAQNQAALPNLMSVNNADASLLYQLDTASMPPQIRQVYDLGPNDFRQNLVEGLLDYAQQMLNTATEIKAYVYEPQRKAAIGYFLLQPGQANGNNGHKCQLTVHPAHTWLYPELITKVAQILTQQKIADSEEAIGLLVSSADYQPEREAYLEQVKAKPVRYSLMMARSVWHKVRETRSALDSFQLSQMLSGLQPNQKPVPGRIDMMPPNPPEDLG; from the coding sequence ATGTCAACCTTTCCATCCGCTTCTATCAATATTCGCCCTGCCCATTACGGTGACCTAGAAACGATTGAACGATTGCAACGAGATGGGCAACTCAACGATTTTGCCTTGCCCGATCATGCTGATTTCGATCGTGCTGATGACTTGTTTGGCCTGACTAAATTAACTAGCTGGCTACCGATTCCCTGGCAACATATGTTCAGGTTACATGTGGCTGAACAAAATGGACAGGTAGTAGGTTTTATTAAGGTAGCACCGATCAACAGTAGCCATAGTACCTGGCAGATTGAGCGAATCGCTACGGTTGCTAGTGCTTCGATGCAAAAAGTTGGTACCCAGTTAATTCGTTGTTGCCTCGATTCTTGCTGGGAGGCACGCACCTGGGTGGCCGAAGCAGATGTGAATGAAAAGGATGCGATCGCCCTCTATCGCCAGAATGGCTTCCAACCGTTGGCGCAACTTACCGAGTGGGAAATTTCGGCGGAGCTACTCACTGAACTAGCTCAAAATCAAGCTGCATTGCCCAATTTGATGTCGGTGAACAACGCCGATGCCAGTTTGCTCTATCAACTAGATACAGCCTCAATGCCGCCTCAAATCAGACAGGTGTATGACCTTGGCCCCAATGATTTTCGCCAGAATCTGGTCGAGGGGCTGCTCGATTATGCCCAACAGATGCTCAACACTGCTACAGAAATCAAGGCATATGTATATGAGCCCCAGCGCAAGGCGGCGATCGGCTATTTCTTATTGCAGCCTGGTCAAGCCAATGGTAATAATGGTCATAAATGCCAACTGACGGTGCATCCAGCACATACCTGGCTCTATCCAGAGCTAATTACCAAGGTGGCGCAAATTTTGACCCAGCAAAAAATAGCTGACTCAGAAGAAGCGATCGGCTTGTTAGTTTCTTCGGCGGACTATCAGCCAGAGCGGGAAGCATACCTAGAACAAGTCAAGGCCAAGCCAGTGCGCTATTCTTTGATGATGGCGCGATCGGTGTGGCATAAGGTACGCGAGACTAGAAGCGCTTTAGATTCTTTCCAACTGTCTCAAATGCTATCGGGTTTACAGCCCAATCAAAAACCAGTACCGGGCAGGATTGATATGATGCCGCCCAATCCGCCGGAAGATCTGGGCTAG
- a CDS encoding SGNH/GDSL hydrolase family protein: MFEPNQSQPRPPHRNKSKRSKQGGRKVVPIVGVLAIITIVAIVYLTVTYQLMSDYAYKKSPTEVFKPGAQFTIASPEPNSTANDRPVANPFRLVVIGDSTSLGQGAHNQKGSYSYQYAKSTLSQKHSPIKLYNLAVSGATSADVMRQQVDAAIALKPDLIMLSVGANDVMKLVGNGQFKLNYALIVQKLTSIDTHLALLNIPAFFTIPLLVQPYRAITDYRVRQLNKVIARVVASEPDDSLITLVDIYNGTKDEFKRYPDRTFSKDKFHPSTYGYSVWARVIAETLN, from the coding sequence ATGTTTGAGCCAAACCAGTCTCAACCTAGACCACCACACCGCAACAAGTCAAAGCGATCGAAACAAGGGGGGCGAAAAGTTGTGCCAATAGTTGGCGTACTTGCAATTATAACGATCGTGGCGATCGTCTACTTGACTGTTACTTATCAGTTGATGAGTGACTATGCTTATAAAAAATCTCCCACTGAGGTGTTCAAGCCTGGGGCACAGTTCACGATCGCTAGCCCAGAGCCGAATTCAACAGCAAACGATCGGCCAGTAGCTAACCCGTTCCGATTGGTGGTAATTGGCGATAGCACTAGTTTAGGTCAAGGAGCCCATAACCAAAAAGGTAGCTATAGCTATCAATATGCTAAATCTACGCTGAGCCAGAAACACAGCCCAATTAAACTATATAACCTGGCAGTAAGTGGTGCGACCTCGGCAGATGTAATGCGCCAACAGGTGGATGCGGCGATCGCCCTGAAGCCAGATTTAATCATGCTGTCGGTGGGGGCAAATGATGTGATGAAGCTGGTGGGGAATGGCCAGTTTAAGCTTAATTATGCGCTGATCGTGCAGAAACTTACCAGTATTGATACCCATCTGGCATTGCTGAATATTCCGGCCTTTTTTACAATCCCGCTATTAGTGCAACCATACCGCGCGATCACTGACTATCGGGTACGGCAATTAAACAAAGTGATCGCCAGGGTGGTAGCGAGCGAACCCGATGATTCACTCATAACTCTGGTGGATATTTACAATGGCACCAAGGATGAGTTCAAACGCTATCCAGATCGCACTTTTTCTAAGGACAAGTTTCACCCTTCGACCTATGGCTATAGTGTGTGGGCCAGGGTGATCGCGGAAACACTGAATTAA
- a CDS encoding quinone-dependent dihydroorotate dehydrogenase, whose product MLNQIYKHGLRNLLFTIEPEQAHRLVMNLARQVDQNAPMRSLVTNLCTYGDRRLGQKLWGLDFSNPVGLAAGFDKNAEAAAAWASFGFGFAELGTITALAQAGNPQPRLFRLPNDQALLNRMGFNNLGSEAVAHQLEQYLAAHPPTMPIGINLGKSKVTALENASDDYLTSFRRFQALGDYFVVNVSSPNTPGLRDLQAIDSLAKIITTLQQANQANKPILVKIAPDLSDADIRQVVQLSMSEQIAGIIATNTTIRRDNLSTRKLGATGKSITDETGGISGMPLRSRSTEVIKLIWQETHGQLPIIGVGGIFTGTDAWEKITAGATMVQLYTGWVYGGPGVIRSILQDLVQRLETAGLSNISEAVGLAHK is encoded by the coding sequence ATGCTTAATCAAATATATAAACATGGTTTACGAAATCTATTGTTTACGATCGAGCCCGAACAGGCACATCGACTGGTGATGAATCTGGCCAGGCAGGTAGATCAAAATGCACCAATGCGATCGCTAGTAACCAATCTTTGCACCTATGGCGATCGGCGGCTAGGGCAAAAACTATGGGGTTTAGATTTTTCCAATCCGGTGGGCTTGGCGGCGGGATTTGATAAAAATGCAGAAGCAGCGGCAGCCTGGGCTAGCTTTGGGTTTGGGTTCGCAGAGCTGGGTACAATTACGGCCTTGGCGCAAGCGGGTAATCCCCAACCGCGATTGTTTCGATTGCCCAATGACCAGGCGCTCCTGAATCGGATGGGGTTTAATAACCTGGGCTCTGAGGCTGTGGCTCACCAACTAGAACAATATTTAGCTGCCCATCCACCCACCATGCCGATCGGCATTAACCTGGGCAAGTCCAAAGTCACCGCTTTAGAAAATGCCAGTGATGATTATTTGACTAGTTTTCGGCGGTTTCAAGCGCTAGGTGATTATTTTGTGGTTAACGTTTCTTCGCCCAATACACCGGGACTGAGGGATTTGCAGGCGATCGATTCGTTGGCCAAAATCATTACTACGCTGCAGCAAGCCAATCAAGCCAATAAACCAATCCTGGTCAAGATTGCCCCTGATCTTAGTGATGCAGACATTCGCCAAGTGGTGCAACTGAGTATGTCAGAGCAGATCGCGGGGATTATTGCCACCAATACCACGATCCGCCGCGATAACCTGAGCACGCGCAAGCTAGGGGCAACGGGTAAATCAATTACCGACGAAACAGGCGGCATTAGTGGAATGCCCTTGAGATCTCGATCGACTGAGGTGATTAAATTAATCTGGCAAGAAACCCATGGCCAGCTACCGATCATTGGCGTGGGTGGCATTTTCACTGGCACGGATGCCTGGGAGAAGATTACCGCTGGAGCCACAATGGTGCAGCTATATACGGGTTGGGTCTATGGTGGCCCTGGCGTGATTCGATCGATTCTGCAAGATCTGGTGCAACGGCTTGAAACGGCTGGATTGAGTAATATTTCTGAGGCGGTGGGATTGGCACACAAATGA
- a CDS encoding pentapeptide repeat-containing protein: MEIADLIQQYKMGRRNFSALNLSKVDLNGADLSGANLSGSNLSEASLYGADLTKANLDGSDLSGAKLYRATLIGTNLCGTDLGTVDLSEANLSEAKLYGANLSDANLSKAKLQRSKMHGANLSNCKLTKSDLSDAVVIEARMYGVNLSEANLHRTDLSRAILSGANLSYTNLSEADLTGAKLYGVLLRNADLSEANMSNAFLNGADLSSSNLYMANFSKANLIDVNLDNAKTEQTNFTGVIWT, from the coding sequence ATGGAGATCGCCGATCTAATTCAACAATACAAAATGGGGCGGAGAAATTTTTCTGCCTTGAATTTGAGTAAGGTGGATTTAAATGGAGCCGATCTCAGCGGTGCTAACTTAAGCGGGTCAAATTTGAGCGAGGCCAGTTTATATGGTGCTGATCTGACCAAGGCAAATCTGGATGGATCTGATCTTAGTGGTGCCAAGCTTTATCGCGCCACCTTGATTGGCACTAATTTGTGTGGTACGGATTTGGGCACAGTCGATCTCAGTGAGGCGAATTTGAGCGAGGCCAAATTATATGGTGCAAATTTATCGGATGCCAACTTGAGCAAGGCCAAATTGCAGCGATCGAAAATGCATGGTGCGAACCTGAGCAATTGTAAATTAACAAAGTCCGATCTCTCGGATGCCGTTGTAATCGAAGCCAGGATGTATGGTGTGAATTTGAGTGAAGCCAATTTACACCGCACCGATTTAAGCCGCGCGATCCTCAGTGGTGCTAACCTCAGCTATACCAATCTGAGCGAAGCGGATTTGACCGGAGCCAAGCTGTATGGGGTTTTGTTGCGCAACGCCGATCTCAGTGAGGCAAATATGAGTAATGCTTTTTTGAATGGTGCTGATTTAAGTTCTTCTAATTTATATATGGCGAATTTTAGTAAGGCGAATTTGATTGATGTGAACTTAGACAATGCCAAAACCGAGCAGACCAATTTTACGGGCGTAATCTGGACTTAG
- a CDS encoding gas vesicle protein GvpG, with the protein MVWQLLTWPLEGLVWIAEQVEDRATQELDHKESLQKQLTTLQIKFDLGEIEEDEFMAKEEELLEAIEAQIIAEQEQDEEQT; encoded by the coding sequence ATGGTTTGGCAACTACTCACCTGGCCACTCGAAGGCTTAGTTTGGATCGCAGAACAAGTAGAAGATCGCGCAACCCAAGAGCTTGATCATAAAGAGAGCTTGCAAAAGCAACTGACTACTTTACAAATTAAATTTGACCTGGGGGAAATTGAAGAAGACGAGTTTATGGCCAAAGAAGAAGAGTTGCTCGAAGCGATCGAAGCGCAAATAATCGCAGAACAAGAACAGGACGAAGAGCAAACATAG